In Topomyia yanbarensis strain Yona2022 chromosome 2, ASM3024719v1, whole genome shotgun sequence, one DNA window encodes the following:
- the LOC131679606 gene encoding uncharacterized protein LOC131679606 translates to MVVRGEAYHEVHLGGKRSLGEELPLLIETVFGRTVSGKISIDHPTVPRVCHLTTVDRSLDQALQKFWELEAVEPCSVNSVEEKKCEEFYATTTTRDSSGPNLVRLPLTRDPLVNLGESRAIAEHLFLSFQKRLERDPPTENAYCKFMDESARMALIDPEDDVNSHCFLPHHPMFKESSTTTKVRVVFYALCKTASGFFVNDKQLVGSFVQENLLSIVMRFRTHPIAIVADIEKMYRQIQLHPENRPLHRILWRPNRNDLLIAYELQTITDGFTSAPFLATNTLLQVAQDEVDKYPASVDAVKQDYVDDFLSGADDIQSTIRL, encoded by the coding sequence ATGGTTGTCCGTGGTGAAGCGTACCACGAGGTGCATCTTGGCGGCAAGCGTTCCCTGGGAGAGGAATTACCGTTGCTAATAGAAACAGTGTTTGGAAGGACTGTTTCCGGGAAGATATCCATCGATCATCCCACCGTTCCTCGCGTCTGCCATCTAACCACTGTCGATCGAAGCTTAGATCAAGCGTTGCAGAAGTTCTGGGAGCTGGAAGCTGTCGAACCGTGTTCTGTGAATTCCgtagaagaaaaaaagtgtGAGGAATTTTACGCTACTACCACCACTCGCGATTCGTCCGGTCCTAATCTCGTTCGTTTGCCACTCACCCGTGATCCGCTAGTCAACCTCGGCGAATCCAGAGCCATCGCCGAACATCTTTTCCTGAGCTTTCAAAAGCGACTAGAGCGTGATCCACCCACCGAGAACGCATACTGCAAGTTCATGGACGAATCCGCACGAATGGCGCTCATCGATCCAGAAGACGATGTGAACTCGCACTGCTTCCTCCCGCACCATCCTATGTTCAAGGAATCCAGCACAACCACGAAAGTCCGAGTTGTCTTCTACGCGTTGTGTAAAACGGCCTCAGGATTTTTCGTCAACGATAAGCAGCTCGTTGGATCTTTCGTCCAAGAGAACCTGCTATCGATCGTCATGAGGTTTCGTACACACCCGATCGCCATCGTAGCCGACATAGAGAAGATGTACCGGCAGATTCAGCTGCATCCCGAGAACCGACCGCTTCATCGCATTCTCTGGCGCCCCAACCGCAACGATCTGCTCATAGCCTACGAGCTCCAAACCATTACGGACGGTTTTACATCTGCGCCATTCCTGGCTACCAACACCCTCCTACAAGTTGCACAGGACGAAGTCGACAAGTACCCCGCCTCCGTAGATGCTGTGAAGCAGGATTACGTTGATGACTTTTTATCGGGAGCTGACGATATCCAATCCACAATCCGCCTTTGA
- the LOC131679605 gene encoding uncharacterized protein LOC131679605 yields the protein MIHSNADIPTVAKLQYLLQSLEGEARKPFESVDIEADNYASTWEALLKRYDNKRFLKRQLFRSLYDLPPINQESPQEIHVLVDDFHRHVRALAELGEPVHYWDTPLVNLLCYNLDPTTLRAWEEKTSNNDDVTYDMLIEFLYQRARMLMSVITDLRYRSQQPVTAKVAGSIPTPKPFKVAYKAATVESNYSSLPCLACPEKHLLFQCPAFSEMSVCQRREQVSQKRLCWNCFRTGHKARNCTSVFSCCNCHGKHHSLLHEPAPSNIQSTPVVAVSQPIPSTSAIAGPSSSVNPNNQVSLSVQAEHSTVLLETVCLLVVDQNGKEIPVRALLDSGSMCNLITDKLANSLNLRRTKVDIAVASIGDST from the coding sequence ATGATCCACAGCAATGCAGATATTCCGACGGTTGCGAAGCTGCAGTACTTGCTGCAGTCGCTGGAGGGAGAAGCCAGGAAACCATTCGAGTCCGTAGACATTGAAGCAGATAACTACGCATCGACTTGGGAAGCATTGCTAAAGCGGTACGACAACAAGCGGTTCCTAAAGCGTCAGCTCTTCCGATCTCTATATGACCTCCCACCGATCAATCAAGAAAGTCCCCAAGAAATTCATGTTTTGGTTGATGATTTCCACCGGCATGTGAGGGCTTTAGCAGAGTTAGGCGAACCAGTCCATTATTGGGACACTCCGTTGGTTAACCTCCTTTGCTACAATCTAGATCCAACTACACTACGTGCTTGGGAGGAGAAAACCAGCAACAACGACGACGTAACCTACGATATGCTGATCGAATTTCTTTATCAACGTGCCCGTATGCTGATGTCCGTTATAACCGATCTGCGATATCGGTCACAACAACCGGTTACAGCCAAGGTGGCCGGTTCGATTCCAACCCCGAAACCATTCAAGGTGGCATACAAGGCAGCTACCGTTGAATCGAACTACAGTTCTCTGCCGTGTCTCGCCTGTCCAGAGAAGCATTTACTCTTCCAATGTCCAGCATTTTCCGAGATGTCCGTCTGCCAGCGTCGTGAGCAGGTTTCCCAGAAACGCCTATGCTGGAATTGCTTCCGTACTGGACACAAAGCCAGGAACTGTACCTCCGTGTTCTCCTGCTGTAACTGCCACGGAAAACACCActccttgttgcacgagccagCACCGTCGAACATACAATCTACTCCTGTCGTGGCAGTAAGCCAGCCTATTCCCTCGACCTCCGCTATCGCTGGCCCTTCCAGCTCGGTAAATCCGAACAACCAAGTGAGCCTGTCAGTCCAGGCTGAGCACAGTACAGTCTTGCTAGAAACAGTTTGCCTCCTCGTCGTAGATCAGAACGGCAAGGAAATACCCGTACGTGCACTCCTGGATTCAGGATCCATGTGCAACTTAATAACCGACAAGCTTGCAAATTCCCTAAATCTTCGTCGCACCAAGGTGGATATCGCAGTAGCTAGTATAGGTGACTCCACCTAG